A region of the Sminthopsis crassicaudata isolate SCR6 chromosome 6, ASM4859323v1, whole genome shotgun sequence genome:
TCTGTTCTTTTAAGCTGAGCTTGAGGGTCAGTTTTGATTACAATTATAAGAgctataaaaagagaaaggagatacCAACAGGATACTTTACTAGAACCTAACTCATGAGGAATATCAAATCTAATTAGtgattacatataattattttcaagCACTCATCAATCAGGACAGCAGAGGCAGTAGAAATTACAAAGTCGAAACTCTAACTCTAAACCTGACATTGAAGTCATGTGgattttttataaaagaaaagacaagagagtTGAAATCAGAGGTGGAAAGAATATTCTGTTCCAGGCATAGGGAAAAATGAGTTAAAACATGAAGATAGAGTGATATGAATGCTGGATTAGAAATGGAAGAGTAATTAAAATTCCCCAATAATGGTGATTTGGTAGCTACATTTATATGCAAATTAGGATGACATTTTTCAATATAAAGAGCACAGAGAATAATGTGAATGTACTGTTGAGTCTACAAAGACAGACATTTTTGTGATGATAAAGATTCCCCTGGATACATAAACAAACAGTGGCTCTGTTTCTTAAAGTACACAAACCACTCATGAGGTAGTTAGTACAATTGATATTTCATTCTAtacatttgacagatgagaaaattaagtttCAAAGAGATAAAGTTATTTtcccaaggttacatagctagtaaatgccaAACCTTAGATTTTAATCCAGGTCTCTTCTTATTTCAAGTCGGACACTCTTTCTATGACCCACATTGTTTCAAAAAGAGAGGAACTACTGGGAGTTTGGGTGAATGAAGTGCTTCTTATCAGTACTTGCTAGAAATCCAGCTTTCAGATAAGGATTCTTGAGTTAGATGATGAAagatttctacttattctctAGATTTCAAATGGTATTTGCAAAATTAACATTGTCAAAAATCAAAGTAAGTACTGACAAACTTGAAATGTAAggagataattattttttttagattgataaaggagtttattatggggtttgaaaGTAAACTTAAAGTCTAGTTAgcaaaaggtgaaggtagagattaGAAGGCACCgaaaacagtgttccagtgggcagagatccttggcatgccaggagtaaggctgccatgtttggaacctctgccaGGAGATAATTCTAGTATGGAAGGTGTAATAATCAAACAAAGAAACTTTGAAGACTTTCTcagtattaattattttttttaaaaagctttacaaaaaagaaaattaccatCTTCAGAggattttttcctcatattttaacataatgacacattttattaaaaaaaaaaaaaaaaaacagaagtgaatgcaagagacaatgttgaaaaattacccatgcatatgttctgtcaataaaagctacaataaaaaaattaaaaaaaaatcatcatcagtGCTGATTTTTACAGGACCACACATTCAAATATCAAAGTACCCTTTGGAGACATCCAATCCAATTAGcccattttaaatatgaaaacacTCAGATTCTGGGAGACAAGATAAAGTAATCAAGCTCAAACAAATAATGCTAAAAGAGGCTTTTAAAACCCAGGTTCTTTGGTTCTATGACCACTTCTTTTCCTACTGACCCATTCTTGTCATATAAAACCATATGATTGAATTCAATTTTATTGAGATCCTCTTCAATACACTGCCATGCATTTTGTCACTTTCCCATAGgagcttcttttctttctttttgttcattgATTAAGATATGGTGGCCATtgtattgcttttccttttttggataatttttccaaagaTCCTCCTAAGGGCATCTTTAACATCCTTGTTCCTCAAGCTATAGATAAATGGATTCAACAGAGGACAGAGGAAAATACAAAACACTGCAATGATTTTGCCCTGTTCCACTGACTTCTTTGTGGCAGGCCTCACATACATACAGAAGAGGGTTCCATAAAACATGGTGACTGCTGTCAAATGGGAACCACATGTGGAGAAGGCTTTGCGCTGTCCCTCAGTGGAGCGAATACGCAATATAGCagcaaatatgaaaatgtaaGAGACAAGAATAATTAAGAGGGAGCTCGAGAGGTTCATGCCTGCAGAGATGAGCAAAGCCGTCTGCTTGACATAAGTGTTAGAACAGCTCAGTACCAGCAAAGGAGGGTCAGTACAGTAGAAATGGTTAATGGAATTAGGGCCACAGAAATTCAGATGAGATGTCAAAGTGACCTGCACGGCACCAACAAGAGAGCCATGAACGTAAGGAATGGTGACCAACCAGAAGCAAGTGCTCATGGACATCTTGCTGCTATAAAGTAGTGGGCTGCAGATGGCCATGTAGCGGTCATAGGCCATCACAGCCAGCATGAAGTATTCAGTAATGACCAGAGAAATGAAGAAGTGACATTGGGTCAAGCAAGCAACATAGGAAATGGTTTTCTTCTCAGATAAAAAATGAGTTAGCATGAGAGGTGTAACATTAGTGGAATAGCACACATCCACAAAGGCAAGGTGGCTAAGGAAGAAATACATGGGGGTGTGCAGGCGAGAGGTAATTCTGATCAATGTAATCATTCCAAGATTCCCTATCAAGGTAATGAGGTAGATAACCAGAAACACCACAAAAAGGATGGGTTGCAGCTCTGGCCGACCAGTGAGGCCGAGAAGGATGAATTCAGTGACTTGGCTGCCATTTTGAATTTCTGTCATATTGATGGAATGGAAAAGCCTTAGATATCTATCAGTTCTATAGAAGTCTGAGACCAGAATGATCCATTCATATAGGCAATGATGATCCTGCTGTTGAAGATAAGATAAcagaaaattaagattaaaatagAGCTGTGTATCTGCCTTAATATACTTTCAGAATTATTACTGGGAATTTATACATCTGAGACAGTTTGTACAAAATATAATGTAAACTAAGCAGCATGAATGACACATtcaaattagttttatttatttatttatttattagacaAAGTGGGATAATCTGAGGACAGAAGCCTCTGGAAAACtcaaggtatttccttttgaaaagggAGATAGAGACCCTGGAATACTGGGACAAGAGTTAACTGGAATTAAACTTAGATATAGCCCATCTTCCAGTAGCTTCTTATTTTAGAATAGGGAATGGAATTGTGAAACTGCATTTTCTTTTGGTTTAGGAATTTTCTGAAGAGGAAACTCCTACCAAAATAAATTTGTACTTTTTCTGAAACTACTTGTCAAAgactcagcttcttaaactgtaaggTACAATGTTATATTGAGTCTCATAACTGATGtaggagtcatgaaattatgatttagttTCAGTAATTATTTGCTTTGTGtatctattttctgtatttgagATCATACAaaattttcttgggcaaaaaggcatcatgaatggaaaaaaattaagaagtcttAGTCAGCTGACTATGGTGTGGCTGAAAGGCTAGACCCTACTGTGCTAATTCTGAGGGAAAAAATTCTATCCAATAAACCCTGCAACTCTTCCAGATagatgatttatttattatttatttatttatttctagtaCCTCTGTATCTACTATACAACTATGCTTCCAGAAATTAAGActgaatactttatttttatttcctctcattCCTCATATTCAATTAGTTTCTGTCTTGtcacattttatcctcacaaaaattttttctttatcttctcttcactcatccatccattcagTTGTTGGATGTTGTCTTTTTGACTTCCACATCCCTCTAGTATTCTTCCCCTCTCCATTCTAAAGGCCCTCAAAATCATAAAAGCCCTCTCTGCGTCTTATCTGGATTATTACattagtcttttattttattttattttatttagaatttttttcccacagtatatatgcatgagtaattttttttaaataatattatcccttgtattcatttttccaaattattccctccctccctccactccctccccccgatgacaggcaatcccatacattttacatattattaCATTAGTCTTGTACTTAGGCTTCCTACATCTAGAATTTCCCAACTTTAATCCACACAACTGTCAAAGATATATTCCCAAATCCTAGTTGCAACTACATCATTCTCttcctcaaaaatcttcagtttcTCCCAATCATCactagaataaaacaaaaattacttaAACTGACATTCACAATCCACAATCTGGatttatcttaaattttaaaaagtatctaaATGTGGACAGCTGGATAGGGCGATGGTTATAATACCAGCCCTAGAATCAGAAGGATCTaagtttgaatccagcctcaaacacttaacacttagtagTTGCATGACCCTGCATAAGTCACAAAACCCCAATTATCTCATCCTTCCAAAAACTCTTAATTTATTCTCATGCGTTCCAAATTGTGCCActtgtttttgccttttcatgCCATTCCTGTgtcctttttatctccctttccagtttttcttcaaGCTAAGAGTTTATTGCCCTCTTATGTCTACTTTTTGCAATTCTAGTTCCTTCAAGATCATTTCAAGTGGTGGATTCTACAGAAAGCCTATCCTTATTCTCTTTCCACCCTACTCTTTTTATTGGAACTCACTGCCTAGAAAttacattgatttattttttatcttattttatgtaCATATTCTTATCACCAAAATAATCAATAGACTTAATGTAAGCAAGTGCTTCATTTTTTCACtccaactttcatttttattatattttcatgatGAAATTCAcagaaaatttcttcattttaaaagaggataccaaataaatattataaataggcATACAATTAAAGATGCACAATAGAGGCTGACATTCGgtttttgtttctataaaatcCAGTACAGTGTttgcatttgttatttctttctccagatcattttacatatgagtaacTGGTACAaagagtgttaagtgacttgaccagaatcacataattaataagcatctcaggctgaatttaaactcaagatgaatcttcctgtgTCTAGtatcagtgctctattcactgctctATGTAGCTGCCTCTGGAATTAAATGTGTAAGAGGCCAAATATATTTGGCAGCAAAAGGCAGATGGAGCAGGATGAATTCTGTAAATGTTCCATTAAAAATTTCTGTAACAATAATACTAAGCACTTAgacataaatttataaatattatctcgttTGATACTCAACAACAGCTGTGGGCAGGAAAAACCATTATTATCCTCActctacagttgaggaaactgaggaagtgaGAGTTTAAGCAATTTTTCCAGAGTCATCAGCTTTTAAATATTTGAGTCTAGTTTTAGACTCAAGTCTTTTTTACTCAAGGTAAAGGATTCTTTTTCctgagccatctagctacctTTACTTGAGCTAATATGTTGACTTGGCAGGGGATTAACATTCCTGCCAATCTTCCATCTGGCAATGAagacttaaatataaaaattcacttCCTGGTAGAATATCCATAAATATCAAATCAGattacatttttcaaaaatctACAACTCAAcatcaatgaaaaagaacaaatatgtgAATAATTATTCCTGAAAATCAGCAACTAAACTTAGTTATCTTGTTCTTCATGGCAGTGGTGAACTTTCACCAAACTGAACACTTCCCTCTGATTGACATCTCAAGAATAATCAAGAATGCTAAAAAACAGTTGTAGAAGCTCTTGttgaaaaatacagaagaaagcAACTTATGAAAGAAGATTCCCCATGATTAATTCCAACAAGTGTGACCAGAGATCCAAAGCAGATCATTCCAGATACCACCACCATTCTCCTTTCCCCACCAAGGCATGACTATGGAAAATAGAAAGATACCACATCACTTGGAATTTATTTGTGGCACTTGCTTTCTCCCATTTGTCATAATCAAAAGTTGTATATGTAAACTGGTTAAGATATGATTAAAAATGAACTGTATTATCTttggttactttttaaaaatcactgattTAATctaaacttaataaataaatatagtcatAATGATTGATGATCATCTGTTTTAATAGttgagctgaaaaggaccttaggaagatttcagaggttagatttaaagttaaattggaaatttaaattaaaggaggccttagaacataaaataccAAGGCCAGAAAAAGATCTTAAGATATAGGAAGTTAAAATTGGAAGAGGATTCAGAAATTAGAATACTAGTAAAAGGATGAATTGTGCTCGAAGCTCCACTTATATTTCTGCTAAAATTCTTGTTATCCAAATTCCTGTTTTTCTATCTTGCCAGAGGAAGGTCCAATTTTACAATGACATTTGTCTTTGAAAGATTTTTATCTTTGAGGCCCAGTGAATGTGAAAGACCTAttcaataaaatcattttgtcaATACTGTAAAAATTGATTGTTACc
Encoded here:
- the LOC141547527 gene encoding olfactory receptor 5M5-like is translated as MTEIQNGSQVTEFILLGLTGRPELQPILFVVFLVIYLITLIGNLGMITLIRITSRLHTPMYFFLSHLAFVDVCYSTNVTPLMLTHFLSEKKTISYVACLTQCHFFISLVITEYFMLAVMAYDRYMAICSPLLYSSKMSMSTCFWLVTIPYVHGSLVGAVQVTLTSHLNFCGPNSINHFYCTDPPLLVLSCSNTYVKQTALLISAGMNLSSSLLIILVSYIFIFAAILRIRSTEGQRKAFSTCGSHLTAVTMFYGTLFCMYVRPATKKSVEQGKIIAVFCIFLCPLLNPFIYSLRNKDVKDALRRIFGKIIQKRKSNTMATIS